The proteins below come from a single Streptococcus canis genomic window:
- a CDS encoding arginine repressor produces MNKKETRHQLIRSLISETTIHTQQELQERLQKNGITITQATLSRDMKELNLVKVTSGNDTHYEALAISQTRWEHRLRFYMEDALVMLKVVQHQIILKTLPGLAQSFGSILDAMQIPEIVATVCGDDTCLIVCEDNEQAKACYETLSHYTPPFFFSNK; encoded by the coding sequence ATGAATAAGAAAGAGACGCGCCATCAACTGATACGTTCCCTCATCTCTGAGACAACCATACATACTCAGCAGGAACTGCAAGAGCGTTTGCAGAAAAATGGGATTACAATCACACAGGCTACCTTGTCGCGTGACATGAAAGAATTAAATCTAGTCAAAGTGACATCCGGAAACGACACGCATTACGAAGCCTTGGCCATTTCACAAACTCGTTGGGAACATCGCCTACGCTTTTATATGGAAGATGCCCTGGTCATGTTAAAAGTCGTTCAACACCAGATTATTTTAAAAACCTTGCCAGGACTAGCCCAATCCTTTGGTTCCATTTTAGATGCCATGCAAATTCCAGAAATCGTGGCGACCGTTTGCGGAGACGACACTTGCTTGATTGTCTGTGAAGATAATGAGCAGGCTAAAGCTTGCTACGAGACCCTTAGCCATTATACACCGCCATTCTTCTTTAGTAATAAATAA
- a CDS encoding MmcQ/YjbR family DNA-binding protein: MSLASEYFSQQVPLVDKLLDYGFEKQGGHYFYKECFMEGEFEAQIWIDEAGNIWDRVIDCDLNDDYLPLQQASRHSTYTGQVRAAYLELLACLSTFCFEASPFQSAQANSLAERINKEWSDPMDYPFDGYPDFATYRVAGKWYVMIFPLLADKLDQVPEQVKGKMVNVINVKVNPKALPNLMEQEGIFPAYHMSKNNWISIILDDKVTDDKLWALVSQSRQLVNPNGLSNPNGPDYWVIPANLKYYDIDVEFAANDEILWTQKAGIASGDFVFIYITAPVKSIRYACQVLEADIPNQGYRKNPKIDKLMRLRKCNQYKDGLLSFDVMKAYGIAAVRGPRRLSPQLIAFLKEKEYLKGNNKGTKGE; this comes from the coding sequence ATGAGTTTAGCTTCTGAATATTTTAGCCAGCAAGTTCCCCTAGTGGATAAGCTTTTGGATTATGGTTTTGAGAAACAAGGCGGCCATTACTTCTATAAAGAATGTTTTATGGAAGGAGAATTTGAGGCACAAATTTGGATTGATGAGGCTGGTAACATCTGGGACCGAGTTATTGATTGTGATTTGAATGATGATTACCTCCCTTTACAGCAGGCGAGCAGGCACAGCACTTATACTGGACAAGTTAGGGCTGCCTATCTGGAACTGTTGGCGTGTTTATCAACCTTCTGCTTTGAGGCCAGTCCTTTCCAATCAGCTCAGGCTAATAGTCTGGCGGAGAGGATTAACAAGGAATGGTCAGATCCAATGGACTATCCTTTTGATGGTTATCCTGACTTTGCAACTTATCGAGTGGCAGGCAAATGGTATGTGATGATTTTTCCACTCTTGGCTGATAAATTAGACCAGGTTCCAGAACAGGTAAAGGGAAAAATGGTGAATGTGATCAATGTGAAAGTTAATCCCAAAGCCCTGCCAAATTTAATGGAGCAAGAAGGAATTTTCCCAGCATACCACATGTCAAAGAACAACTGGATTAGTATTATCTTGGATGACAAGGTCACTGATGACAAGCTTTGGGCGTTAGTCAGTCAAAGTCGTCAGCTGGTTAATCCCAATGGTCTTTCTAATCCTAATGGCCCTGATTATTGGGTAATTCCAGCCAATCTCAAGTATTATGACATTGATGTGGAATTTGCCGCTAATGATGAGATTTTATGGACTCAAAAAGCTGGTATTGCTTCTGGAGATTTTGTTTTCATATACATTACAGCTCCAGTCAAATCCATTCGTTACGCCTGTCAGGTTTTAGAGGCTGACATTCCTAACCAGGGTTATCGTAAAAATCCTAAGATAGATAAATTAATGCGATTGCGCAAATGTAACCAGTATAAAGATGGTCTGTTGTCATTTGATGTGATGAAGGCATACGGGATTGCTGCAGTGAGAGGACCAAGACGATTAAGCCCTCAATTAATTGCATTTTTAAAGGAAAAAGAGTATCTTAAAGGAAACAATAAAGGAACCAAAGGAGAATAA
- a CDS encoding B3/B4 domain-containing protein yields the protein MVQFIADQTFWELFPDAKLGVVLLKDYQNQSESPETIKQLLADSHVAAKAYLTADNFSDNDVVQVYRRAYQRFKTKKGARSSIEALLKRVANGRTIPSINPLVDIYNAASLRFGLPVGAEDSDRFVGDLRLTVTDGGDDFLLIGDEKNNPTLPNELCYKDDIGAVCRCLNWRDGERTMVTEHTKNAFLIIEALDPEGQKRLQEALAFIEGSAKMYLGAITSVQILDKETPHITL from the coding sequence ATGGTTCAATTTATAGCAGATCAAACGTTTTGGGAACTTTTTCCTGATGCCAAACTAGGTGTGGTTCTATTGAAGGATTATCAAAACCAGAGTGAATCACCAGAAACTATTAAACAGCTCTTAGCTGATAGCCATGTTGCAGCAAAAGCTTATTTAACAGCGGATAACTTTAGCGATAATGACGTGGTTCAAGTTTACCGTAGAGCCTATCAACGGTTTAAAACGAAAAAAGGGGCGCGCTCTAGCATTGAAGCTCTTCTCAAACGAGTGGCCAACGGTCGAACCATTCCATCTATAAATCCGCTAGTGGATATCTATAATGCTGCTAGCCTACGTTTTGGCCTGCCAGTAGGAGCAGAAGATAGTGATCGTTTTGTTGGGGATTTGCGTCTTACTGTTACAGATGGCGGAGATGATTTTTTACTAATTGGCGATGAGAAAAATAACCCAACCTTACCAAATGAACTTTGTTATAAAGATGACATTGGAGCAGTTTGCCGTTGCCTCAACTGGCGAGATGGCGAACGGACCATGGTGACGGAGCACACCAAAAATGCCTTTTTAATTATCGAAGCCTTAGACCCAGAAGGTCAAAAGCGCTTACAAGAAGCCCTTGCGTTTATTGAGGGCAGTGCGAAAATGTACCTTGGTGCGATTACTTCAGTTCAGATATTGGATAAAGAAACCCCTCATATAACCTTGTAA
- a CDS encoding Crp/Fnr family transcriptional regulator encodes MIRREDYQYLRKLKDFRHFSIEQFDKIVGQMEFRKAKKDHILFFEGDKRDKLFLVTSGHFKVEQSDQSGTFIYTDFIRHGTIFPYGGLFTDDYYHFSVVAMTDVTYFYLPVELFEEYSLQNRQQMKHLYGKMSKLLELHELKVRNLITSSASSRVIQSLAILLVEMGKDSDTLPFQLTTTDIAQMSGTTRETVSHVLRDLKKQQLITMKGKYLTYLDKAYFLQYTN; translated from the coding sequence GTGATTCGAAGAGAAGATTATCAATACCTTAGAAAACTAAAAGATTTTCGTCACTTTTCTATTGAACAATTTGACAAGATTGTCGGACAGATGGAATTCCGAAAAGCCAAGAAAGATCATATTCTTTTTTTTGAGGGGGACAAAAGGGACAAGCTTTTCTTAGTGACGTCGGGTCATTTTAAGGTCGAGCAGTCTGATCAGTCAGGAACTTTTATCTATACTGATTTTATTAGGCATGGTACGATTTTTCCCTATGGTGGCTTGTTTACAGACGACTATTACCATTTTTCAGTGGTTGCGATGACAGACGTCACCTATTTTTACCTACCTGTTGAGCTGTTTGAGGAATATTCCCTCCAAAATCGTCAGCAGATGAAACACCTCTATGGTAAAATGTCTAAACTTTTGGAATTACATGAGTTGAAGGTCCGAAATTTGATTACTTCAAGTGCCAGCTCACGAGTGATTCAATCTTTAGCCATTTTGCTGGTTGAAATGGGTAAAGACAGTGATACCTTACCTTTTCAATTAACCACGACGGATATTGCTCAGATGAGTGGTACTACAAGAGAAACAGTTAGTCATGTTCTCAGGGATTTGAAAAAGCAACAATTGATTACCATGAAAGGTAAGTACTTGACTTATCTTGACAAGGCTTATTTTTTACAATATACAAATTGA
- a CDS encoding cache domain-containing sensor histidine kinase: MKRYPLLVQLISYVFVIVIALITTLGLLYYQTSSRNIRQLIERDTRQSIRQSSQFIDAYIKPLKETTSVLAKHSAIQSFASQAYQKNDEQVLQLMKMVLATNSDLQAAVLVTKDGRTVSTNPQLTMKTSSDMMAETWYKSAIDRQAMPVLTSARQSSLSSKKEWVVSVTQEVVDTAGHNLGVLRLDIAYPTIKASLDQLQLGHQGFAFIVNDKHEFVYHPQKSVYSSSREMAAMKPYLAIKNGYAKDKSSFVYQRVIPNSQWTLVGVASLDQLHRVQRQIFWSFLGIGLLACLICGFATVLVLRKWIRPIRQLQQVILAIQKGDRQLRAQETGSPELTDLAQQFNALLDQIDHLMIAVADKEKAIGQYRLQALASQINPHFLYNTLDTIIWMAEFNDSKRVVEVTKSLAKYFRLALNQGNEYIRLADELDHVSQYLFIQKQRYGDKLTYEVQGLEAYSDLLIPKLILQPLVENAIYHGIKEVDRKGMIKVVVSETAQDLMLSVWDNGKGIEDPSLTNSQSLLARGGVGLKNVDQRLKLHYGEGYHMTINSRPNQFTEIGLLIPKSKDLRADARPERMST, encoded by the coding sequence ATGAAGCGTTATCCCCTGCTGGTCCAGTTGATTTCTTATGTCTTTGTGATAGTAATTGCCCTCATTACCACACTTGGTTTGCTTTACTACCAGACTAGTTCTCGTAATATTAGGCAATTGATTGAGCGTGATACCCGGCAGAGCATTCGGCAAAGTTCCCAATTTATTGACGCTTACATCAAGCCACTCAAAGAAACGACTTCGGTGCTAGCGAAACATTCAGCGATTCAATCCTTTGCTAGTCAGGCGTATCAAAAAAATGACGAACAGGTTCTTCAGCTCATGAAAATGGTTCTAGCAACCAATTCTGACTTGCAGGCCGCCGTTCTCGTGACCAAAGATGGGCGAACCGTGTCCACCAATCCTCAGTTGACCATGAAAACCTCTAGTGATATGATGGCAGAAACTTGGTACAAATCAGCTATTGACCGTCAGGCTATGCCAGTCTTGACTTCAGCCCGTCAGTCATCTCTTTCCTCTAAAAAAGAATGGGTAGTTTCTGTGACCCAAGAGGTGGTGGATACTGCTGGTCATAATTTAGGGGTGCTAAGACTTGATATTGCTTATCCGACTATTAAAGCGTCTTTAGACCAGCTTCAGCTAGGTCATCAAGGCTTTGCCTTTATTGTGAATGATAAGCATGAATTTGTTTATCATCCCCAAAAGAGTGTTTACAGTTCCTCTAGAGAAATGGCTGCGATGAAACCTTATTTGGCAATAAAAAATGGCTACGCCAAGGACAAATCATCCTTTGTTTATCAAAGGGTTATTCCCAACAGTCAATGGACCTTGGTTGGAGTCGCTTCATTGGATCAACTACACCGCGTACAGCGTCAGATTTTTTGGTCCTTTCTTGGGATAGGTTTGCTGGCCTGTCTGATTTGTGGCTTTGCGACTGTTTTAGTCTTACGGAAGTGGATTCGTCCGATTCGACAATTGCAACAGGTTATTCTTGCTATTCAAAAAGGAGACCGTCAGTTGCGCGCCCAAGAAACAGGTTCCCCAGAATTGACAGACCTTGCCCAACAATTTAATGCTCTCTTGGATCAAATTGATCATCTTATGATTGCCGTTGCGGATAAGGAAAAGGCGATTGGTCAGTACCGATTACAAGCTTTGGCTAGTCAGATTAACCCACATTTTCTCTATAATACCTTGGACACTATTATTTGGATGGCTGAATTTAACGACAGTAAGCGTGTGGTGGAAGTGACCAAGTCTCTCGCTAAGTATTTTCGTTTGGCCCTTAATCAGGGGAATGAATACATTCGTTTGGCAGATGAATTGGATCATGTTAGCCAATACCTTTTTATTCAAAAACAGCGCTACGGAGATAAGTTAACTTATGAAGTGCAGGGCTTGGAGGCCTATTCAGACCTCCTTATTCCTAAGCTTATCTTGCAACCCTTAGTGGAAAATGCTATCTACCACGGTATTAAAGAAGTTGATCGCAAGGGAATGATCAAGGTAGTTGTCTCTGAAACGGCTCAAGATTTAATGCTAAGTGTCTGGGATAATGGTAAAGGCATTGAAGATCCTTCACTGACCAATAGTCAGAGTTTGCTGGCTAGGGGAGGGGTGGGCCTTAAGAATGTTGATCAGCGGTTGAAGCTTCACTATGGTGAAGGCTATCACATGACTATTAATAGCCGACCAAACCAGTTCACAGAGATTGGTCTGCTTATTCCAAAAAGTAAGGACTTAAGAGCAGATGCTAGACCAGAAAGAATGTCGACATAA